A genomic stretch from Bacterioplanes sanyensis includes:
- a CDS encoding M23 family metallopeptidase: MNIIIVGRRHGESKTLTLSTTAKTMMLGLLFALPFAMGSGGYWLAQHLADEGILDLNTAKAWERDLDHQRQQLQQIREQTGQELDALTLRLAELQARLVRLDALGERLIDVADLQGEEFDFGVAPAMGGPGELGQSYQSPEINDVLDQLAASIDSREQQLEVLDDLMSADKFNKATFVAGRPITRGWMSSRYGNRTDPFTGRPAWHAGVDFAGKDGADIVAVAAGVVTWSGDRFGYGNMVELNHGNGYKTRYAHCKELKVDVGDVVRKGDVIALMGSTGRSTGPHVHFEVYKNGRTVDPAAYIHRRPR, translated from the coding sequence ATGAACATCATTATCGTCGGACGCCGACATGGTGAATCCAAGACCCTAACCCTGAGCACTACGGCCAAAACCATGATGCTGGGTTTGCTATTTGCATTGCCTTTTGCAATGGGAAGCGGTGGGTATTGGCTGGCGCAACATCTGGCCGACGAAGGCATCCTGGATCTCAATACCGCCAAAGCTTGGGAGCGTGACCTGGATCACCAGCGTCAGCAGCTGCAGCAAATCCGTGAGCAAACCGGCCAAGAACTTGATGCTCTGACACTGAGGCTAGCCGAGTTACAGGCTCGACTGGTGCGTCTGGATGCTTTAGGCGAGCGCCTGATCGATGTTGCCGACCTGCAGGGTGAAGAATTTGATTTTGGCGTCGCTCCGGCGATGGGCGGACCCGGTGAGTTAGGCCAGTCCTATCAATCTCCAGAAATTAACGATGTTTTAGATCAACTGGCAGCCAGCATCGACAGCCGTGAGCAACAGCTTGAGGTGCTGGATGATCTGATGTCGGCGGACAAATTTAATAAGGCCACGTTTGTCGCTGGCCGACCAATCACGCGTGGTTGGATGTCCTCCCGCTATGGCAATCGTACCGATCCATTCACCGGGCGCCCTGCTTGGCATGCTGGCGTCGACTTTGCCGGTAAAGATGGCGCAGACATTGTCGCCGTCGCGGCAGGTGTGGTGACTTGGTCAGGGGATCGTTTTGGCTATGGCAACATGGTCGAGCTGAATCACGGCAATGGGTATAAAACCCGTTACGCGCATTGCAAAGAGCTAAAAGTCGACGTTGGCGATGTTGTGCGCAAAGGCGATGTAATCGCCTTAATGGGTTCCACTGGTCGCTCGACCGGCCCCCATGTTCATTTCGAAGTGTATAAAAACGGCCGCACGGTCGATCCCGCCGCTTATATTCACCGCCGTCCTCGCTGA